One segment of Haloplanus natans DSM 17983 DNA contains the following:
- a CDS encoding DUF555 domain-containing protein has translation MSNYLVAMEAAWLVRDVQDVDDAIGVAVSEAGKRLNQQDKEYVEVEVGVTPCPACGEPFDSAFIAANTALVGLLLEIDVFNADGENHATRIAKSEVGGALRDVPLSVIDVVETEDEDDAS, from the coding sequence ATGAGCAACTACCTCGTCGCTATGGAGGCGGCCTGGCTGGTACGTGACGTCCAAGATGTCGACGACGCCATCGGCGTCGCAGTCAGCGAAGCGGGCAAGCGCCTCAACCAACAGGACAAGGAGTACGTCGAAGTCGAAGTCGGCGTCACTCCGTGTCCGGCCTGTGGCGAACCGTTCGACTCCGCCTTCATCGCCGCCAACACCGCCCTCGTCGGCCTCCTTCTCGAAATCGACGTGTTCAACGCCGACGGGGAGAACCACGCCACCCGCATCGCGAAAAGCGAAGTCGGAGGCGCCCTCCGCGACGTGCCGCTGTCGGTCATCGACGTCGTCGAAACCGAGGACGAGGACGACGCGTCCTGA
- a CDS encoding ribbon-helix-helix protein, CopG family encodes MDEGDGFAGMETVTIELDAETLDEVDDIAFSDHRDNRAAAIRTLLDEWLKTREE; translated from the coding sequence ATGGACGAGGGAGACGGATTCGCCGGGATGGAGACGGTAACAATCGAACTGGACGCGGAGACGCTCGACGAAGTCGACGACATCGCCTTCTCGGACCACCGGGACAACCGTGCCGCGGCGATCAGGACGCTGCTCGACGAGTGGCTGAAGACGCGAGAGGAGTGA